The sequence CACTGTAGACATAACGAATTCCCCCTTAACGATGAAATGAACTTTTATTCCTATATACACGTTATCGAATGGATCAGGAAAAAAGCACTAAATCTTTCCGTCAAAAACGAGCAAAATTCTACAGCTTTCCTAACGTGCAAAAAAAGGCTCCGCTCATAAAGAAACGGAACCTTTTCGGGGGTTTAACTTTTTATTTGTTCATCTTCGTCAGGAAATCACCTAACAGATCGCCGAGGCCTTCTTCTTCCTCTTCCTTTGCTTCTGATTCTTTCTCCTGATTGGATTGACGATTTTGGTCTAATGCTTTGTTCCAGTCAATCGTATCAAAGTCATCGAGCGAGTCCTGTTTCTGATCACTCGATTCTGCGTTGACAACCTGTTCCAGATCATCTGGTTCAGCTTGCATATCCTCCTGTAAATACAAAGCTTCATCAATATCTGTTGCACTGCTGCTTAATGAAGTGAGCAGTGATGTTGCTCGTCGGGGATCATTTAACAGATGATACAGGATACTGCCTAACAACGCTTCGGAATGTTCATGCTTTATCCAATTACGCTGTGCCTTTGTCAGACGTTTTGGCAGTGGTACCGTAACAGTTTCCTGTTGAACAGAGCTGGCTTCATTTACACCCTTTAGGACAAACTCTGCCATCTTACTCGAAAAATTACGGCGCTCTTCTTTCTTCAAGCGTTGTAATTCCTTTAGGACATATTCCGGTGTGTCGCTAGGAATACGAAACGAAATCGTTTGTCCTCTATTAATTTGGTAATTATTCTTCATATGATCACCTTATGATTGTTGCGGTTGTGATTCTTTCTTCTCTTTCCGCGTATCTTCTGTTTTAATTAAATACTCCATAACCAGTTTATAATAAGCATTCGCCATCATCCAGATACTTTCTTTTTCATCTTCAAAGAATTCAATGTTATAGCCGTCCAGGTTGTTGTTTAAAGTCTTTATATATTCTTTGAGGACATTAGAACCACCGCCAACGAAATAACAAATTTCTGATTGGGAGTTCTTTTGCCATACATTACGTAACAGGCGATACTGCTTCTTCGCTAATTCCAGCAATAGTCTATCTGTCGTATCATGTACGCTCGTTCGGCTGCCTTTAACCATGATGTGATTTCGATCATTCTTTCTCGTAATAATGTCTACTACATCACGACGGCTGTCTAATTCTACACCGTGTTTCGTAAAGATTTCTTCACGAATCGTCTCAAGAGATTCAGATACTCCAAGGTTAAAGCCTTGTGCTTTATCATCATCGACAGTACGATTGCGGATAACGGCTATATCTGTGGAAAGGCCACCGATATCTTGAATCAGGATTTGCTTATCGATTAGTTTTTTGTTGATAATTTTCAAATCCTTGTCCATTACAAGGTTAATGAATGCAGCGAAGCCTTCCGGATAGACTTTTGCTTCATCAAAGCGAATGTTGATTTTCTTACCTTGATGCTGTGGCGTTACCAGGAATTCCACTTGGTGAACGGATCCCATCAGCTTAGAACGATAACCAGCATCCTTGCCTTCCTTCACTTCACGTAGAGGTAAACCTGTCCCTAGCGTATAATTGGCATCAATTACTTGATTGGAGCTTGAAGTATACGCTTTTGCTGCATCTAACGCAATTGTTGATAACAGCATGACCAACGTTTGATCCTCTTCTGATTTGCTGCTGCCAGGATCTAGCTCAGTAGAATTGCTAGCTTTCGTTGCTAGATTCCCTACCCGGTAAATAGCGTTGTTCTCTTTCAGTGCTGGTGAATGTATACGAATATGTAACCCATCTGCAGGATCTTTCTCATCTAAATCTTCTATTCCAATAACAGGACGGTCTTCCGTATCTCTTGCGATGATATTAGGAAGATGAACCTCTCTTTCCATTTCTCCAAAAATTGCCTTAACAGAATCATTACCTACGTCTATCGCTGCTAATCTTGTTTGACTCATTCTTTATCCTTCCTTTCATGAAGTTCTATTAAAACGTCATACTTCAAAGGATATGGGATTATTCGCTTTTCATCAATGCCTTCAGCTAAAAAGAAAGACAACCGTAATCTTTTTGAAAAAACAAAATTTGTATACAAAAAAGGCTTACACGTTTACAAACCTATGTACAAGCCTTTCGGACGTTTTGTGTACATGTTTGTATACGTGCAAGCTTATTTGTGTATAGCGTAAACGACAATGTTTGCAAGAAAACTGAAATGCAAACGTCATTAAATTGTGACTGTTTTTTAATAATCCTGGCAATAATTTCATCTGTGAATTGCTGCACTGCTTAGTAATTCCCAATTTTTTAAAGTGTTGCTAGCGAAACTTATCAGGAAATTATCGTCCTTTATCCCCCGCTTAGCTTCTTATTTATCAGTCAAGAAAGTATAAAAGTGCGGTAACAGCAGTAATCATATGGAACATGAATTTTAGTTCCTATAATATGGATTATGTCAACTAAGCATTACTAGCCAAGTATCCATATTGAGATTTTTTATGTGCTTGAATACCGCTCCGTCCAACCACTTCGCGTCCTGCGGGGCACGGCTGAAGCTAACTTTGTGAAGAAGGGCACTTCACAAAGTGGATCTTCAGCGCCTGCCTGTCCCGCGGGAGTCTACGTGGTTGGCCTACGCTATGGCTTTGCTCTACAACTAATAATACAGCTAATATTTTGATCGGTATCCTTTAGTGTCTATACCTCATCTTTAATATGGATAATGCCTAGCACTGCTGCTTTTCACTGTTACATAAGTTGTAGCACTTCCCTCAAGCGTAGGAAATAGGCGGAGACTCCCGTGGAAACAGCGCGAGCTGAAGATCCACTTATGAAAGAAAAGAATTTTCTTTCATAAGTTAGCTGAAGCCGTGCCCACAGGACGCGGAGCCTATTTCCGGAGCTTTGCTAAGCAGATGAAAACTATCATAATTGACTCCATGTCAGACAGTTCCATTTGACATAATCCATATTATAGGAAGTTGTTTATTAATGAAGTCAATTAGGACCGGGTGGTGTATGCCCGGTTTTTCTTATCTCTCGAATCTTGAAGCGGGTGGTATTACGCCTGATAACAGTAACAAAAATCCCCCCTTCGCTACAGATCGATACCTGTAGACAAAGGGAGGTCGTGTCCATTTATTCCTTAACAGATCCGCCAATTATCCCTGCTATGAAATAGCGCTGCAAGAATAGAAAGGCGATAAATATCGGCAATACAGATATCGCCGCACCCATCATTAATACACCGTAATCGACTGTTTCCAGCCCAGCGAGTGTAGCCAGTGCAACAGGCAAGGTATACATATCCTGAGTCGTAATCGTAATCAGCGGCCACAAGAAGTTGTTCCATTGATGAGTGAATAAGAAAATAGAAACAGCAGCGATTGCCGGTACCATCGTTGGCAATACAATTTTAAAGAAAATCCCTGTTTCACTGCTGCCATCAATTCTCGCTGCCTCGATCAGCGCAGTCGGAATCGATTGCATGTTCTGCCTCATAAGAAATATCGCGAATGGATAGGCAATTTGCGGCAAAATAATCGCAGTATAGGAATTCAGCAAATTAAAGCTCGCAAATAATTGGAATTGCGGCACAACCAACGCCTGATACGGCACCATCATCGATAATAGAAACAAGGCGAAAATAATATTTCTTCCTTTAAATTGATACTTTGCAAAAGCGAAACCAGCCGCCGCACAGATAATACCACTGATGAACGTGAAGCTCACTGCCGTTACCGCCGAATTGAATAACGATCGCCAAATATCAATTTGACTCAATAAGCTTCTTAAATTCTCCATAAAATAATCACCCGGTATAAAACTCGGTGGTGTATTTAACATGTTACCGGTCGGATTCGTTGCCCCTACCAGCATCCAGTAATACGGACCAATCGTCAGAAGCACTAGCAAAATCAATACCGTATAGAAAAGCGTTTTTTGCAGACCACTTACTCTCATTCATCATCACCTGCCAGTTTAAATTGTATGAATGACAGCACAGCGATTAATACGACCACCACATACGCAATGGCAGAAGCATATTCGAAGTCAAAATATTCAAAGGCATTCTGATACAAATACATCGTAATCGTTGTCGTTGCATTAACAGGTCCACCACCTGTGAGGTTGTAAGGTTCATCGAACAGCTGCAACGTTCCGATCGTTGAGACAATCGCCGTAAATAAAATAACTGGTTTTAGCTGCGGAATCGTAATCGAGAAGAACTGTCGTACCTTTCCTGCTCCATCGATGCGAGCTGCTTCATACAAATCATTTGAAATATTTTGCATACCTGCTAGTAAAATAACCATGTTATAGCCCGTCCATCTCCAGATCATGACGAGCACGATCGATATCTTTGCCCAAACCGGATGATTCAGCCAGCCGATTTTATCAATCCCGATAAAGGACAATAAGTAATTGATTAAGCCGTAATCCGGATTTAATAGCAGCAAGAAGATAACCGCTGCTGATACTAGCGACGCGACTGCAGGCGAGAAATAAGCAACACGGAAAAATCCTTTTGCCTTTAACATGGTCGAATTCATTAATACCGCTAATATCAGCGCGAAGAATAACATAATCGGTACTTGAAGCACTAAGATAATCAAGGTATTACTCAGCGATTCATAAAAAATCGGATCCTGAAACAGCCGAATATAATTATCTAAACCAGCAAATGTCGTCACATTCCCTTCTGACTGCTGCAAGCTTAAGATAAAGGAATACACAATCGGATAGCCAGTGAACAACAAGAAAAATAGTAATGCCGGCATTAAGAAAATATAGGGTGCATTACGCGGATTATCAAAGGATCGCTTGCTGCCAGTATTTTTCCCGACTGACTCATTAACTGCTTCTCCATAAGAAGAATTCTTCACAATTCCCATCCTTTCGTTGGATATCTTAGTTAAATCATTAGCAGACTAGCTGCTAACGACCATCTCTATTGATTTACATCCTCTTCCCCTGTACTTGCTTCAATCCGTTCAACCAATCTTTGCTGCATTTCTTCCGGGTTTCCGTCATTTAACAGCATATTGGCCATTTCTTCATTAACCGTATCATCCACTTCTGGATAATCACCGGTATAGGTAACCTGTGGGATGTTCACCGCGATATCAGCAAATTGTTGATAGAATTTTTCACCGTCAAAGTATTCTAAGCCCTCTTCGAATACTGGATCGTCGTAAGCTGCTTCTAACGATGGGAACAGACCAAATTCCTGCAGTCCTTTTACCTCCATATCAACATTGGTAGAGAGAAATTCACCAAATACGTAAGCTGCTTCCTTGTTTGAGGACGAATTCGGTATGGCAAAGCTTGAACCACCACTATTGGCAGCGCGGACGCCACCTTCTTCAAAAGCAGGTAATGCAAATGTCCCCCACTCCCCTGATAATTCCGGTGCCTGGTCCATCAATGAACCGTTGTACCAGACAGAATTAGGTACAGTTGCAACACCATCATTTTTGATCGCAGCCATCTGACCTTCTGAATCCGTTACATTCGTCGTAATCCCTTTATCGCTCATTTCTTTGATTTTTTCCGCTGCCTTTCGTAACTCGTCCGATCCTACATTTAATTCCCCTTCATCCGTGAAGTAGAACGTTTCCTGCTGATGAATCATAAATCTTGCCAAAGCTACTTGCTGGTTTAATGCAAGTCCTAGCATCGGCACTCCTGTTTCTTCCATAATGACTTCGCCTGCTTCGATATAGTCGTCCCACGTTTTTATAGATTCGGCATCTACACCTGCTTGTTCAAAAATATCCTTCCGATAAAATACACCGACAGGACCTAAATCACGTGGAAAAGCAATATAGTTGCCATCCGCATCTTTTACCATCTCTTGTTTGGACTCGGCAAAAGATCCATCATGCTCGCTAAACCCTACTTCACTTAGGTTCACAAAAGAATCAGGAAACTTGCTCGTAAATGAGGCAATATCCGTATCTTGTATTTGGACTAAGTCCGGCAGCTGACTCTCCTGGCCAGAGCCTAAACCAGTTACCAATCGTTGAAAAATCTGATCCGGACCTTGCTTGTTAATGTTAACCGTCACGTTCGGATACGTTTGATTAAAATCTTCAATGATCGAATTCAAGAAGTCTGCCTCAAGTGCCCAGGCCCATACGGTAATTTCTCCTGATACATCTTCCGGATTCTCTGGAATCTCTGTTGCTCCGGCAGTTTCTTCTGTGTTATTACTGCATCCAAACAATGTTATCGCTATCAAAACACTGAATAACAGGAATAGTTTACTAGATTTTCGCATTCAGATTGCACTCCCTTTGTAATAGTTCGCTATCATGTTCAACCAGGAAAATCTGGCTAAAACAAACGTAAATAATAAAGAAACGCTTACACTAAACAGTAGAATTAAACCTGGAAACTGAAACAATATCCAGACCCAAGACGCATTGACAAGCAAGATTAATAGAGAGATCGGTAATCTCGAAATCGAGAAAAATAGTGCTTGCTGGTATTTCAATAGAGTACTCCCCTCTACAAACGTGTACACCACATAGAATATCAGCATAAATATCGTAAATAACAGGAACAGGGACCAATTGCCGATGATAAAAACTGGCGTTAACAGGCTCGAAGTATTCGAGAGTATGAGGAGATTTGTGAGTAAGATTATAAAGATTACCAGATTTATTAAACCGCTTGCATTTGCTTGTAAAAATTCTTTCTTATAGATCTTCCAAAAGTACGGAAGAATGCGGAACTCTTCCTTTTCCATCCACCTCCTCATGATAGTAAATGAAGAGACAGTGGCAGGTGCCCATCCAAAGATAATACCACCAAGCATGGTAAACACACACCATAAGACATTTATATAAGCCAAACGTACAACCCAATTGCACCCAACTAAAATCACAGATTCTTTCATATTAGATTATCCCTTCATTTTCTATTTCTATAAAAAGCTGGTTACATTGGATACTTTATAACAGAAACAAACACAAGTCAACAAATACAAACAGATAAACAGATGAATCAACAAAATCAGACTTTTTCTGTTTCTACTATATCGACAGTTCTCCACTCTATCATTAATAGTTTGTTCATGTATTTTCTTTGATTCCATGCTATCCTAATACTAAGAGAAAAACCTTTTTCAGCACCATCGAATGTAAACCCATTCATTACATAACAAAAAGATTGATAAAGGAGCAGAAGAACCATGGAAAAACAGCAAAATTGGGCAGGAAATTACACGTACAGCACAACGAACTGGCATACACCGAAAGATGTAGCAGACATTCAACAGCTAGTTAAGGAATGTAATCATATAAAAGTGGTGGGCAGCCGGCATTCTTTCAACAGCATCGCTGATTCCGAGCATCATATGATGTCACTTGAGCACCTCAATCAGGTAATAGCATTTAATAAAGAAGCACAAACGATAACCGTCGAAGCTGGCATGAAATATAGTGATTTGTCGTTATACTTAGAAGGTACTGGATTAGCACTTCATAACTTGGCATCGCTTCCGCACATATCTGTTGCGGGCGCATGTATGACGGCAACGCATGGTTCCGGTGATCGTAACGGCAATCTGGCGACAATTGTCAGCGCTATCGAATTTGTCGATGCCAATGGAGAGCTGGTTCATCTTTCACGAAAAGACGACGAAGAAACACTGAAAGCGCTCGTTGTTGGACTTGGCGGATTCGGAGTCATTACCAAGCTTACCTTGGACTTGGTACCTGAATACCACATCAAACAAAATGTCTATCACAACCTGACACTCGCTTCTTTTGAAGAGCATGTTGAAGAAATCTTCGCCAGTGCTTACAGTGTCAGTCTTTTTACAGATTGGAGCAGCCCTGGGTTCAACCAAGTATGGCAAAAAGAAAAAGTTGCAGAAGGTGCATCTGCTCAAGCAGCGCCTGCCTTATTTGGAGCAACTCTTGCAACGGAAAAAATGCACCCAATTGCCGGCCACGGTGCTGAACATTGTACAGATCAATTAGGCGTAGCCGGGATTTGGCACGATCGGATGCCTCACTTCCGAATGAATTTCACACCGAGCAGTGGAAAAGAATTACAAACAGAGTATATTATTCCCCGCCAGCACATTGTCGATGCAGTAACAGCAGTCGGTCAGCTTGGCGGGAAAATATCACCGTTACTCTATGTCTGCGAGCTCCGTTCTATTGCCCAGGACGATCTCTGGATGAGCATGAACTATCAGCAAGACTCGATTGGTATCCACTTTACTTGGAAAGATGACTGGGAACGTGTTCAGCAAGTTCTACCAGAAATTGAAAAAGCCTTGGAAGCATTTGAGCCTCGTCCGCATTGGGGCAAGCTCTTCACCATGGCACCAGCACTAGTACAAGCTCAATATCCAAAATTGCCGGAATTCCGATCATTGCTGCAAAAATACGATCCAAACGGAAAATTCCGCAACGCCTTTTTAAATCAATACATTTTTGGTGAGTAACATATCGGTTTCATTACCTGGGAAATATTTTGTCGTTTTATAGACAAAACAGGCTAAACGATAGCTGCCTATAGAATGAGCCGTCTAACAAGGTAGACGGCTCTTTTCTATCGTTACATCTTGAAATGAAACTGATCCGGATCTGGTCCACTGCGTTTATTCTCGTTCAACGCATCGAGTTGTTGCATCTCAAGATCGGTAAGCTGGAACTCGTAGACCTCGAGATTTTCCTTTATTCGTGAAGGTGTCATTGATTTTGGTATAGTCACCACACCATGCTGCAAATCCCAGCGTAAAATAATTTGTGCTGCTGATTTGCCATGTGCCTGGGCTATCTTGCCAATTGTCTCATTAGTTAACAGCTCCGCATTCATTAATGGCGACCATGCTTCTACTTGAATCCCTTGTGTTTCACAATACGCTCTAACCTCTTGCTGAGTCAGCTTAGGATGGAACTCAATCTGATTCACAGCAGGTGTCACGTCAGCCTCTTCCATTAACTGTTCCAGATGATGAACTTGGAAATTACTTACGCCAATTGCTTTGACACGCCCCTCTTTATATAACGTTTCAAATGCTGTCCACGGCTCCAGGAATTGTTGATTTCCCGGCCAATGAATTAAATACAAATCAAGATATGCCAATCCCATTTTTGCAAGACTTTCCTCATATGCCGCGATCGTATCCTGATAGCTAAGACCATCATTCCATACTTTCGAAGTAACAAACAACTCTTCTCTTGTCACGATCCCTTCCGCTATTGCCTGTTGGATTCCTTTACCTACACTACGTTCATTGCCATAGATCGAAGCCGTATCGATACTGCGATACCCTGATTTAATGGCGGTTTTCACCGCATCTTCCAATGCTTCCCCTTCTTCTACTCGAAATACACCGTATCCTATTTCCGGCATTTCCACTCCATTATTTAACATTTTCACTGTCATTTCTTAATCCTCCTCTTTGTTTCGTTCTATTAGCTGCAGCCACAGAGTCAACGCCACGGCTCCCGTTACCATAATTGCGCCAATCCAAGGCGTGTGTTCCAGACCAATACCGTCGACAATCATTCCGCCAACAGACGAACCAATCGCGATCCCGATATTAAAGGCGGCAATATTTAAAGCCGACGCTACTCCAACAGCAGACGGCACATATTTTTCTGCAAAATGAACCACTAACAACTGCAAGCCTGGCACATTC is a genomic window of Gracilibacillus salinarum containing:
- a CDS encoding ParM/StbA family protein translates to MSQTRLAAIDVGNDSVKAIFGEMEREVHLPNIIARDTEDRPVIGIEDLDEKDPADGLHIRIHSPALKENNAIYRVGNLATKASNSTELDPGSSKSEEDQTLVMLLSTIALDAAKAYTSSSNQVIDANYTLGTGLPLREVKEGKDAGYRSKLMGSVHQVEFLVTPQHQGKKINIRFDEAKVYPEGFAAFINLVMDKDLKIINKKLIDKQILIQDIGGLSTDIAVIRNRTVDDDKAQGFNLGVSESLETIREEIFTKHGVELDSRRDVVDIITRKNDRNHIMVKGSRTSVHDTTDRLLLELAKKQYRLLRNVWQKNSQSEICYFVGGGSNVLKEYIKTLNNNLDGYNIEFFEDEKESIWMMANAYYKLVMEYLIKTEDTRKEKKESQPQQS
- a CDS encoding carbohydrate ABC transporter permease; the protein is MRVSGLQKTLFYTVLILLVLLTIGPYYWMLVGATNPTGNMLNTPPSFIPGDYFMENLRSLLSQIDIWRSLFNSAVTAVSFTFISGIICAAAGFAFAKYQFKGRNIIFALFLLSMMVPYQALVVPQFQLFASFNLLNSYTAIILPQIAYPFAIFLMRQNMQSIPTALIEAARIDGSSETGIFFKIVLPTMVPAIAAVSIFLFTHQWNNFLWPLITITTQDMYTLPVALATLAGLETVDYGVLMMGAAISVLPIFIAFLFLQRYFIAGIIGGSVKE
- a CDS encoding carbohydrate ABC transporter permease, with amino-acid sequence MKNSSYGEAVNESVGKNTGSKRSFDNPRNAPYIFLMPALLFFLLFTGYPIVYSFILSLQQSEGNVTTFAGLDNYIRLFQDPIFYESLSNTLIILVLQVPIMLFFALILAVLMNSTMLKAKGFFRVAYFSPAVASLVSAAVIFLLLLNPDYGLINYLLSFIGIDKIGWLNHPVWAKISIVLVMIWRWTGYNMVILLAGMQNISNDLYEAARIDGAGKVRQFFSITIPQLKPVILFTAIVSTIGTLQLFDEPYNLTGGGPVNATTTITMYLYQNAFEYFDFEYASAIAYVVVVLIAVLSFIQFKLAGDDE
- a CDS encoding ABC transporter substrate-binding protein — its product is MRKSSKLFLLFSVLIAITLFGCSNNTEETAGATEIPENPEDVSGEITVWAWALEADFLNSIIEDFNQTYPNVTVNINKQGPDQIFQRLVTGLGSGQESQLPDLVQIQDTDIASFTSKFPDSFVNLSEVGFSEHDGSFAESKQEMVKDADGNYIAFPRDLGPVGVFYRKDIFEQAGVDAESIKTWDDYIEAGEVIMEETGVPMLGLALNQQVALARFMIHQQETFYFTDEGELNVGSDELRKAAEKIKEMSDKGITTNVTDSEGQMAAIKNDGVATVPNSVWYNGSLMDQAPELSGEWGTFALPAFEEGGVRAANSGGSSFAIPNSSSNKEAAYVFGEFLSTNVDMEVKGLQEFGLFPSLEAAYDDPVFEEGLEYFDGEKFYQQFADIAVNIPQVTYTGDYPEVDDTVNEEMANMLLNDGNPEEMQQRLVERIEASTGEEDVNQ
- a CDS encoding YesL family protein, with product MKESVILVGCNWVVRLAYINVLWCVFTMLGGIIFGWAPATVSSFTIMRRWMEKEEFRILPYFWKIYKKEFLQANASGLINLVIFIILLTNLLILSNTSSLLTPVFIIGNWSLFLLFTIFMLIFYVVYTFVEGSTLLKYQQALFFSISRLPISLLILLVNASWVWILFQFPGLILLFSVSVSLLFTFVLARFSWLNMIANYYKGSAI
- a CDS encoding FAD-binding protein: MEKQQNWAGNYTYSTTNWHTPKDVADIQQLVKECNHIKVVGSRHSFNSIADSEHHMMSLEHLNQVIAFNKEAQTITVEAGMKYSDLSLYLEGTGLALHNLASLPHISVAGACMTATHGSGDRNGNLATIVSAIEFVDANGELVHLSRKDDEETLKALVVGLGGFGVITKLTLDLVPEYHIKQNVYHNLTLASFEEHVEEIFASAYSVSLFTDWSSPGFNQVWQKEKVAEGASAQAAPALFGATLATEKMHPIAGHGAEHCTDQLGVAGIWHDRMPHFRMNFTPSSGKELQTEYIIPRQHIVDAVTAVGQLGGKISPLLYVCELRSIAQDDLWMSMNYQQDSIGIHFTWKDDWERVQQVLPEIEKALEAFEPRPHWGKLFTMAPALVQAQYPKLPEFRSLLQKYDPNGKFRNAFLNQYIFGE
- a CDS encoding aldo/keto reductase, with the protein product MTVKMLNNGVEMPEIGYGVFRVEEGEALEDAVKTAIKSGYRSIDTASIYGNERSVGKGIQQAIAEGIVTREELFVTSKVWNDGLSYQDTIAAYEESLAKMGLAYLDLYLIHWPGNQQFLEPWTAFETLYKEGRVKAIGVSNFQVHHLEQLMEEADVTPAVNQIEFHPKLTQQEVRAYCETQGIQVEAWSPLMNAELLTNETIGKIAQAHGKSAAQIILRWDLQHGVVTIPKSMTPSRIKENLEVYEFQLTDLEMQQLDALNENKRSGPDPDQFHFKM